The Polynucleobacter sp. MWH-CaK5 region GTTTGTTTTATAGCTGGGATGATTTAGAAAAGGCCACATCAAAAATGGCCAACCTTTTGGCAAGTTTGCGCTTACCTCAAGGATCCCGAGTTGCAGTTCAGGTTGAGAAGTCACCTGAAGCACTCTTTTTATATTTGGCAACGCTCAAGGCAGGTTTGGTGTATTTGCCATTGAATACAGCTTATCAAGCTGCAGAGATTGAGTACTTTATTGGCAATGCTGAACCAGCGGTGATGGTCTGCAGCCCTAAGAATTTCTCATGGGTGTCTAAAGTTGCCTTCAAGGCAGGAACCAAGCATGTCTTCACCTTGGGTGAAGACCGCACGGGCACACTCTTGGATCGCGCAGCGACACAATCTGATAAGTTCAAAACGGTCAAGCGTGATGATGACGATTTGGCGGCCATTCTTTACACCTCAGGCACAACCGGTAGAAGCAAGGGTGCGATGTTGACTCATGGCAACTTGGGAAGTAATGCCGCAGTGCTGAAGAAGTTCTGGGCTTGGAAAAAAGGCGATGTTTTATTACATGCTTTGCCTATTTTCCACGTGCATGGATTGTTTGTTGCTTCCCATGGAGCTTTGCTCAATGGTAGCAAAATGATTTGGTTACCACGTTTGGATACCAAAGAGTTGATCAAGCATATGCCAAGATCAACCGTGATGATGGGTGTACCAACGTTTTACGTGCGCCTATTGTTAGATAAAGAATTCACCAAGCAAACGGTTAAAAACATGCGCTTGTTTGTTTCTGGTTCTGCTCCATTGTTGACTGAGACCTTCAATCTTTTCAAAGAAAGAACGGGTCACACGATTCTTGAGCGTTATGGCATGAGTGAAACAGTGATGTTGGTTTCTAATCCATATGAGGGTGCTCGTGTGGGTGGCTCAGTGGGCTTACCTTTGCCTAAGACTCAAGTTCGTATCACCAACGACGCTGGCAAGCTTTGTGGCGTGAATCAAATCGGTAGCGTTGAAGTCAAGGGCCCGAACGTATTCAAAGGTTACTGGCGCATGCCTGAGAAGACCAAAGAAGAGTTCACCAAAGACGGCTGGTTCAAAACAGGCGATGTTGGACGTTGGGGCGGTGAGACCAGCGCTGGCAAGGTTCCTGATAACTACCTCTGCATCGTTGGTAGAAGCAAAGACTTGATCATTTCTGGCGGTTATAACGTGTATCCAAAAGAGATTGAGAGTTTTATTGATGACATGGCTGGGGTTGATGAGAGTGCTGTGATTGGCGTGCCTCATCCTGACTTTGGTGAGGCTGTGGTGGCGGTGGTGGTTGCTAAGCCGGGTGCCAAGCTCAATTCAGATGCAATGATTGCTGATCTCAAAGGCAAGATTGCAAACTTTAAGGTGCCAAAGAAAGTCATCATTGTTTCTGAGTTACCTAGAAACGCGATGGGTAAAGTGCAGAAAAATATTCTGCGCCAAACTTATGCTTAAGCTTTAGATCTTTGATAAAGCGGTAAGAGTAGCAAATGCAAGGCCTTCTTAAGAAGGCCTTGTTCTTTTATAAAAACCTTTTTAGTAGAGACCCAAAGTGATCAGGCCTTTGTTGAGCATATAGGCTGATAGCGCGAACAGCACCAAGGCAAATACTTTTTTCAGTTGTGCCACATTGAGTTGGTGAGCCACTTTTGCGCCAAGAGGTGCTGTCACCACGCTCGCCAATGCAATACAAATAAGGGCTGGTACATAGATGTAACCAATGGAGCCGCTAGGAAGGTTCGGATTGCCATAGCCACTGATGATGTAGGCGATCGCACTGGCCAATGCAATTGGAAATCCCAGGGCAGCAGAAGTGGCAACCGCGTTGTGCATAGCGACGTTGCACCAGGTCATGAAGGGAACTGATATGAACCCGCCACCAGCACCAACCAAGCTGGATAAAAATCCAATGAAACTGCCAGCACCAAACATGCCAAGTTTGCCTGGTATGGTGCGACTTGGTTTAGGTTTTTTATTCGCCAACATTTGGTAGCCCGAGAAGCCAACAAATAAAGCAAAGATCAAAGAGAGCCAAGATGTTTTGAGTAGGGCAAATAATTTTCCGCCACCTAAAAGAGCGCCAATCAAGATGCCAGGCACTAAAAGAATCACGATGTCCCAACGCACTGCACCACGCTTATGATGTGCTCTCACGGAAGATAGGGAGGTGAAGATGATGGTGGCCATGGATGTGGCAATGGCTATGTGAACCACCACTTCAAGTGGAAAGCCATAGAGGGTGAATAAGAAGGTCAAGAAGGGCACCATGATCATGCCTCCACCAATCCCCAACAAACCTGCTGCAAAGCCTGTGAAACCGCCAAGAACTGCTAGTGCACCGATTTGAACAAGGGTCATTGATTACTCTTTATTTGAATTTATAAAATTGTTGATTGAGATAAGCCACTAAATCTGCTTCATCTTCCGGGAATAGGTCCAAGCGCAATTCTGTATTACACATGTTCACCATGAACTTAAGGCGTGCCGGATCTTTTACTTTGCGATCTGCTCGGGTGTAAATGATGTCGCCATTACCTAGACCAGATTTTTCAGCATGGCATTGGTAGCATTTGGCTTGATGAAGGGTTTTGCCATTATTGATATCTGCAGAAAATGCTGGTGATGCAATGGCTGTCAAAGCAACTGTCAAACTTACTGTGATGATGGATTTTTTAAGCATTGCAATCTCCAATTAAGTACAAATTAGATTCCCCACCTTGGCCGCTAGGCCGTCATCCTGAACCCAGTAGGTTCAAGGTGGCATGGCAATAATGTTTCGGGTGCATCAAGTCTTTCAGGGAGAGTATGACCCGAAGGCTGACTCTGTGAGTAACGAGACGCTCGCGCCCACACTATATGGCCCACGCCTGATGCTTGCGCATCGGTTCAAGGAACTATTGGCCTTGGCGCACCAGGTAGGGAAAGCATTTTCAGCGCAGAATCAACGGATGCTTCAATTTGATCAACCTTGCTTTGGATGGCATCGATTTGATCAAGGCTGGCACCAGGGTTTTCTGTGTTGCTGAGATTCATTTTTGCCGCTTGAAGGTCGCCCGCTAATTTGATAGCAGTCATGATGGCGGCACGTTCAATACTGCGATTACCAGCTGATAAAGCTGCTTCTAGTTGTTCGTCAACAATCGCGGCAGCAGCTCTTAAGCTGGTTTCATGTTCTGGCGTTGTGGAAAACGCAAACTTTTGACCTGCCAATGTAAGTTCAATGCGGTGTTGGCTCATTGCATATCCTTAGGGTGGACAGAAAGTAAGTCTAATTGGCCGGTATCCGCTTGGCTTGGTAGTTTTTCCAAGATTTGCTGAATACGTGCCTGAGCATCTTCAATCTTGGTCTCAAGGGCCAAGCGTTCTTTATGCGATTGCTCCACAGCTTCTAGTAAAGCCTTGGTTTTACCCTCTAGGCGCTCTAGACTGTCTTGCAAACGGCTATATGAATTGTTTGTAAGTTCTGACATAGGCATATTGTATATACTACTCTCGTTCTTAGGTGCTCTTGGAAGATAACAATCTACCAAAGTTAAACGGGAAACAGGGGTCTTATTAGTCTAAGGCTAAAGGATAACCTGTGCTGCCCCCGCAACGGTAAGTGAACGCACGCAAGTGCCGGCTCAATCGATATACCACTGGCTTAGGCTGGGAAGGTCATTGAGTTAGTTTCATGAGCCCGGATACCGGCCTGGAATGGTTAATTGAGTTACGGGGACGTTACTCGGTTATGAAGGTTCCGTGCTTGCGGGGGAACAAGCCAGCGACCATTGTTTTTTGAAAGTTCATCCTATGTTTACAAAACCAACCAAGGTTGCGCTCGCCTGCGCAGGCATTTTTGCAACCATCTCAACGGCGCAAGCTCAAACCAGCTCGGAATTTAATCCAGTAGTTGTGTCGGCAAGTAGAACCGAACAATCTTTATCAGATGTTTTGCCCTCTGTGTCAGTAATATCTAGAACCGACATTGATAAATCGCAGGCAACTAATCTAGCTGATTTATTGCAGGGTGAGGCAGGTTTTGAGTTTGGTAGAAATGGTGGCCCAGGTTCTATCACTTCTTTTTTCTTAAGAGGTCAAGATAGTAAGAACGTCGTTGTGATTGTTGATGGCGTTCGTTTAAAAGATGAGGTTACCGGTACTTCTCAAGTAGAAAACATCTCCTTGAGCCAGATAGAGCGCATTGAGTTACTTCGTGGTAATGCTTCAGCACTTTATGGGCAAGGTGCAGTAGGTGGCGTCATTCAAATCTTTACTAAAGCAGGTAAAGGCGACCCAAAAGCATACTCGTCAGTTTCTTATGGCTCCAGGAATACTTCCGATGTAGCGGTTGGTTATGGTGGACAGGTTAATGATTACAAATTTAACCTTGGAGTGTCTAGGCAAGAAACATCTGGATATTCAGCAATTAACTCTTCTCATTATCCTAATGCTAATTCTGATAAAGATGGTTATTTGAATAACTCCATGAGTGGCACTTTGTCAAAAAGTTTGGGAGCGGGGAATGAGATTGGCGTTAGATTAAACGCTACCTATGCCAAGCTTGATTACGATGATGCTTACGGAAGTAGAGCTGATCTTCACACTCAAACAAGTGCAAATTATTTAACAGGGCTTTATCTCAAAAATCAAATCAATGATCGATGGATATCTCAGCTTGATATAAATGCATCTCAAGTCGAAATAAAGGCGCATACAAATGGCGGTTTGAACACCAACAATGATACTCGTCAGAATCAGGTGCGTTGGTTCAATACCTATCAATATTCAGAAACTCAGTCATTCAATTTTGGTGCGGAGGATGTTAGGGCAAATAGTGTTGCAGTCAGCAGTTGGGCGAATAGCGATGCCTCTAGAAATGCGCGCGCCATTTTTGCTGGACACCAAGGTAAGTATGATCGCCTAACTTCGCAGTTGAATATTCGATATGACAATATAACCACGGGACAGGAAGCGACGACAGGTTTATTGGGTTTGGGATATCAACTGACTCAAAGTCTTAAAGCAGTTAGTAGTATTTCTAGCGGCTTCAATACTCCAACACTCTATGAGCAAACAGATACTCCAGCGTTGGTAAGTGAGAAGTATAAAAGTAGAGAAGTTGGATTTGTGCAAGCTAATCCACGTGGTTTGACGAGACTGGTTTACTTTAATACCTCAACGACAAATGCAATTTCATATACAGGGACTGGCTCTTGCAGCTCAGAATGTTATGAAAACATAGGTAAAGTTGAAAATAGGGGTTTTGAATTATCTTCAAAATTATCTTTAAGTGGATACATCTTAAAATTAAGTGCTGTTACTCAAGATCCTTGGGATATTTCAAATAATCGTCAGTTGGAACGTAGAGCTAAGCAATATGGTTCGGTCGATGTTAGTAGAGCAATTGGTTCTTATGACCTGGGTGCAAAGCTATATGGTTCCGCAGAGCGTACGGATCGAACAGGAGGTAGTGGAACTTTAGCCGGCTATTCAACTTGGTCTTTTTACGCTAGCAAAAAAATTGATAAAGAGTGGACGGCAAGACTTAAATTAGATAATGCATTTGACCGTGATTATCAATTAGCTTATGGATATAACACCCCTGGTCGCGGAGTCTTTGCTACATTGCAATATCAACCAAAGTAATTAAATGACCTCATCCAAAACCACTCTTTTTGTTTTGCTCGTGATTGCATCACTGGCGGCGATGGCTTTGGCTTTATCTATTGGCAGTGTCTCTAATGCAGACGCTGCCATCATTTACCAATTGCGCTTACCCAGAGTGTTGGCTGCATTTGCTGTGGGTGGTTTGTTGGCAATGTCTGGCAGTCTTTTGCAAGTCTTGACTCGCAATCCGTTGGCTGAGCCATCTGTTTTGGGTGTGTCTGGTGGGGCATCGGTGGGTGCTTTGGCTGTCTTGATGATGGGTGGTGCTGGAACTATTTGGGTTGCTGGTGGTGCTTGGATGGGGGCGATCGTTGTGATGCTCCTATTGTGGTTGCTGGTTGGTGGTTACTCCGCTCATCCATCGCGAATGTTGTTGGCCGGTGTCATGATTGCCACCGCCTGCGGTGCTATCAGCACTCTCATGATCACCTTCGCTTCGAATGTGGCCATGCCTGGCATGATTCATTGGCTAATGGGTGATTTGGACTCGGTCATCAGCCTTGAAGCTGTGGGCGCCATATTAGGTGTTTGGATATCTGTGTTGATTGTGGTGTGGAAGCTTTCTCCAAAAATCCATTTGCTTCAATTGGGCACTGATAAAGCTTTGACCTTGGGTGTTGATGTCTCTTATGTTCAATGGATGATGGTTTTGCTGTCTGCTTTATCAGCTGCTGCAGCTGTGTCGATCGCAGGATCAATCGGATTTGTTGGATTGTTGGTTCCTCATCTTCTGCGAGCATGCATCATTAAAAAACACGGCCCTGATCAAAAGTTCTTATTGCCTGCCTCTGCATTATTGGGCGGTACTTTTTTAGTTTTGGCTGATATGTTTGCCAGAACCATCATTGCTCCGTCTCAGTTACCAGTAGGCATCATCACCGCACTGATCGGGGTGCCTAGTTTCTTGTGGATCTTGTCTCGTTTTAGGCATTGGAATACATGATGACTACTCATTCTGTTGAAAATGTCAACATCGTTTTAGAAACAAAACATTTGGATGTTGAGGTTCCATGGCGACGCTTGGTCAAAGATTTAAATTGGCAAGTGAAGAAGGGTGAGCGCTGGTGTTTGATCGGTCGCAATGGCGCTGGCAAATCAACATTACTGAGAATCATTGCAGGCGTTCAAGCCAATACTTCTGTGGGTCAAATCAATTGGTTGGGACAGGCCTTACTCAGTTATAAGCCAGAAGAGCTTGCAAAGATTCGGGCTTATGCAGAACAGTTTCCGGTGAGTGGCGTGGGTCTAAGAGCCATCGATATGGTCTTGGCAGCCCAATGGCCATGGCATCTTGATGTTGCAGAAGAGATTGATCAAGCCCAAGCTGCTTTGCGTGCCTGTGATGTTGCTCACCTAGAAAACGCCCAGTGGCAAACCTTATCAGGGGGTGAGCGTCAAAGAGTTTCTTTGGCAGCATGTTTTGCGCAAAATACCCAAGCCATTCTGTTGGATGAGCCAACCTCTCATTTAGACATTGGTCATCAAGTAAGTCTATTAAAAACACTGACTGAAAGAAGTCAGTCATGTCATCAAACCATCATCGCAAGCTTGCATGAGATTGGTTTGATCCATCGAGGCTTCACTCATGCACTCTTGCTCATGAATGATGGCTCTTATTTGGCTGGGTCTTTATCTGAAGTGATTAATCCGATTAATTTGGAAAAATCATTGGGTCACCCGATTGCAACTGCGCAGACAGTTGAGGGTCAAGTCGTTTACGTCCCAGCTTGATAACTTAATAAATAACTTAGCGAATAACTTAGCGAAGTCGATTGATTTCAGCGCAGATCTTTTGGGCGCCTTGCATGATTCGAGGTGATGGCCTACTGATGATGTCGCCATCTAGATCAACAAATGCTTTGTTTTTCGTCGCAGCAAGCTGTGAGAAAGAAGTCCACATCGACCAATCGCTGCTCATTTTTTGATTGTCTACTGCGGTAAAAATAATTTCTGGGTTGGCTTTGATGACAGCTTCTCTGCTGACCGTTGGGACCAAAACTTTTTCATTCGCAAATAATTGCTCGCCACCACATAGTTGAATGATGTCACTGATGATGTGATCTTTGTTGAGTGTCATCAAGGGTTGTGCCCAGACTTGATAAAACACCCTGACTTTTCTTTGACTGATATTTGTTTGTTTGTTTTCAGTATTTTTGAGTTCTGTTATTTTGAGTCTAAGAACATCAGCATTCTTTTTGGCAATCAGGTCAGTGCCCAAGGCTTTGCCAATGGTTTCAATATCAGTAGCAATATCCAATAGCTTTTTAGGTTCCACAGCAATGAATTGCACATCTTTATTGAATGTCTTTTTGATTGATTGAATCTGAGATTCAGACATTCCACCTCGCCAGTAAATGATCAAGTCTGGGCGAAGTGATTTCATTTTTTCAAGATCAATTGATCTTGCATCGCTGGTGATGGGTAATTGTTTGACTGAAGTTGGATGGTTGCTGTAAGCGCTCACGCCCACGAGGCGCTCAGATCCTCCGGCCGAATCCACAAGCTCACTCAAATGAGGTGCTAGGGTGATGATGCGTTGTGGCTTGGGTTGTGAGCCTTCTTGTTTAGCAAAGCTGTCATGACTGCTAAAACTTATTGAGATGCCAAACAGTAGTTGAGAGGCGATCAATGCTATTGAAAAGCCTTGTGAGCGCATCTTGATCAGATTTCTAGGTTATCGATGAGGCGAGTTTTACCTAATTTGGCCGCTGCCAAAACAACCAATGGCTGATTGCTAGAAAGGTCAGCATCATTGGCGCTTAACAAGTCATTTCGTTTGCGCACAGAGATGTAATCAGGAACCCATCCTCTTTTGCTTAACTTAGCGCAAGCGTCTTGTTCGATTTTCAAGATGTCTGCAGCTGTTAATTTGCCTTGCAATACTTTTTCTTGGATTTCTTTGAGCGTTTGAATCAATTGCACAGCTTCTTGGCGCTCTTCTGTTGATAAGTAACCGTTTCTGGAAGAAAGGGCTAAGCCATCGTCTGCGCGCACTGTTTCTGCTGGAACAATGTCCACTGGCAGAGCTAATTGGCGACACATTTGACGAATCACCATCAACTGTTGATAGTCTTTCTTACCAAACACTGCCACCTTCGGTTGAACGCAAGAGAATAGTTTTAAAACAACTGTGCACACGCCTTGGAAAAAGCCTGGGCGGAATTCTCCTTCAAGTATCTTGCCTAGATTCTCAGGAGGTTCAACGCGATACTCTTGAGGCTCTGGGTACAAATCTTTTTCGGTGGGTGCGAACAGTACGTACACACCTTCTTTTTCTAGCTTCTCAACGTCTGCTTCAAAGGTGCGAGGGTATTTATCAAAATCTTCATTTGGCCCAAATTGCAGACGATTCACAAAAATACTGGCAATCACTGGATCGCCGTGCTGTCTGGCTAAGCGCATTAATGAAAGATGACCTTCATGAAGATTGCCCATGGTTGGAACAAACACTGCTCGGTTTTGGCCGCGCAATTGATCACGCAAATCTTGAATGTCGCTGATGATCTTCATGGAAAAATTTCTTTAGGGGGTGATGTTAGTTAGGCGAATATGCCAAACGCACATAAATAGGGGCGTACGGTTCAGCTTGAGTGATTTCAATCAAAGACTCCCTGGAGAGCTCTAGCATCGCAATAAAGTTAACCACTACCATTGGCGCACCTTGACCAGTAGCAATCGCATCTTCAAAGAGTTCAGTGAATTCAATGAAGCGCTCACCTTGCAAGCGTCGCAAAATGCGTGTCATGAAGTCACGCACAGACAATTGCTCACGGGTGATGGTGTGATGTTGATTGAGCTTGGCTCGATACAGAACATCTCTCCAAGCGGCTTGGATGTCATTTGGATTGATATCAGGCCAAGTAACCGCCACCGTGGTGTCAACGTGACCGTTGGCTTTGTAGAAGTCGCGACCGAGCACTGGCATCTTGTCGAGTTCTTGAGCGGCCAGTTTCATGCGCTCGTATTCAAGCAAGCGTCGAACCAATTCTGCGCGAGGATCTTCTACCTCTTCATCGCTATCAGCTTTTTTCATTGGCAAGAGCATGCGTGACTTGATTTCAATCAGCATCGCGGCCATTAAAAGATATTCAGCTGCTAACTCTAGGTTGGTGTGACGAATTTGTTCAATATAGCCAAGGTACTGCTTGGTTACCTCAGCCATTGGAATATCTAGAACGTTGAAGTTCTGTTTGCGGATCAAATAGAGCAAAAGATCCAGAGGACCTTCAAAAGCCTCTAGAAAAATCTCTAAGGCATCAGGTGGAATGTATAAATCAGAGGGAAGCTGAAATAAAGGCTCCCCATAGAGTCTCGCAAAAGACTCTGACATGCCATCAGTGACATCAGGGATGGCGGTAATTAAATCACTCATTGATAGACGTACGCTTTTTGCTTCACGCGAGCTGCTTTTTGGCGCTCTTGCTCTTCTGGACTGATTGGAGCTTTATCCCATAAAAGGGCGCGTCCCTCTTGCTGAGCCTGCTCTAGCTGAGGGTTTTGAGCTTTTAACTCTTCCAAAAAATGAGTGATATTTGATTTGTATTGGGCCATAGTTTGTCAATTGTAGCGATTTAACAGATTCAACTGCCTACATTTACCTTACAGGCCTCAGCGCTGAGCTTTTTAGCTCGTTCAAAGGCCAAATCCAGGGTTTCTAGACTGTTCTCTGGGTCGATCTCATCAATGAAGCCGCTGCGTACCATCAATGATGACGGTTGGCTGTTGGCGCAACAGACCAAGAGCTGACCACCATGTTTATTCAGAGAATTATTCAAGGCTTTTAAAGCATCAATACCGCTGGTATCAATATTGATCAATTGATGCATTTCCAAAATGATCACTTTTGGTTTTAAGCGATTTGGATCTTGAGGGTTGAATAAGTCTTCAACTTTATCGACCGCCCCAAAGAATAAAGATCCATAAATGCCATAAGCCTCAACACTGTTTTTTAAATCAAATGAATCATTCAGTGGTAAATCATCTTCATGGGCGAATGATTCTGGAAGCTCCAATTTTTCAATGCGAGTCAATGATGAAATTCTGTAGATAAAGAAAATGCACGCCAAGATAAGACCAACTTGCACTGCCACGGTCAGATCAAAAATGATCGTTAAGAAAAATGTGCCCAACAAAATCAATTGGTAGGTGATGTGGAATTGTTTCAAGCGTTTGAACTCAGTGCGATCAAACATATTCCATGCAATGTAGATCAAGATGCCTGCCAAGCATGGCATAGGAATATGGCTAGCAAAAGGTGCGGCAATGATCATGATCAATAAAATCACCACCGCATGAATCACCCCTGACACGGGTGTTTTTGCTCCAGCTTTGGCATTGGTCGCTGTTCTAGCAATGGTTCCTGTCACAGGTAGTCCGCCAAAGAATGGCACCACCATGTTAGCAATGCCTTGTCCCATCAACTCTTGATTAGGATCATGTTTATCGTCACTCAAGTTATCTGCAACTCTCGCGCACAGTAAAGATTCAATCGCTCCAAGAATGGCAATCGTCAGAGTTGGTGCAAACAGTTGTTTGGCTGTTTCCCAATCAAAGGCTGGGATTTTGGGGCTCGGTATTTGATTGGGAAGCTCACCAAAGCGACTACCAATGGTCTCTACAGGGATATCCAATACGTAAACCAAAATGGTGATCGACAGAAGGGCGACGATGATGCCAGGAACAAAGCTGATGGGGTGCCAAATGCGGGCGACTAAGGCGCTGACTTTGGGCCACAGAATGATCAAAGCCAAAGTGCTCAAAGCGATCGCAAATGCAAAGAGATTGGCGGTGTTGGCGTATTGATAAAACGCATGAATTTGAGAAAAGAAATCCGCCGGTAACTTCTCAACTTGTAAACCAAAGGCATCTTTGATTTGAGATAGACCAATCAATACCGCTATGCCGCTGGTGAAGCCAATGATGATGGCCACAGGAATGAAGCGAATCAAATTGCCCACGCGAAACAAACCCATGGTGAACAACAAAACTCCGGCAAAGAATGTTGAGAGTATTAAGTTGGCAACGCCGTATCGTTCAACGATCGCGTAAACAATCACGACAAAGGCGCCGGCTGGACCGCCAATTTGAACTTTACTGCCACCAAAGACTGAAATTAAAAAACCACCAATGACTGCAGAGATCAAGCCGGCTTCAGGTTTAAGTCCTGAGGCAATCGCAAATGCAATCGCTAAGGGAAGAGCAATGACGCCAACGGTGATGCCACTGCTTAAATCGCTGATAAATGTTTGGCTGTTGTAGCCCTTAGCGGCGTTGACGATTTTAGGTCGAAAACGCGCTAGGTTCATCATTGTTGATTGGCTGCGATGAGTTTTTCTATCATGACCGGATCAATTCTCGTCATCAAGTGCTGATAAGGATTGATCGCTTGCTTTGACGATAGGGACTTGTTCACATCATCCCAAGACATCGGTGGGATGTTGAAGAAACTTTCAACGCCTGCAGCCACATTTGGCACCACGGGTTTGAGGTACAAGGTCAAACGTCTGAAGGCTTCTAAAGTGATGCTACAAATAGTTTGTAGCTCTTGTTCTTTGCTCGGATCTTTGGCGATTTCCCATGGCTTGTTGCTGTCAACAAATCCGTTGACCAAGTCAGCTAATTCCATCACACGACGCAAAGCTTTCGCGTATTCACGTGTTTCGTATAGGTCAGCAATTTCATCTTTGGCATCGGCCAACTGACCGAGCAGTGGGTGACTCATCGCTGCATCATCAACGATGCCGCCAAAGCGTTTGACTAAGAATCCAGCGCTGCGACTTGCGATGTTGATGTATTTGCCTAATAAGTCACTGTTCACGCGCGCAGTGAAGTCTTGTAAGTTCAAATCCAAATCTTCCATGCTGGCATTCAGCTTGGCTGCAAAGTAATAGCGCAACCACTCTGGGTTCAAGCCACATTCAATCACGCTGTGGGCGGTGATGAAGGTGCCGCGTGACTTACTCATTTTTTCGCCATCAACCGTTAAGAAGCCGTGGGCAAAAACATTGGTAGGTGTGCGGTAGCCAGAGAAATGCAAAGTCGCAGGCCAGAACAAAGTGTGGAAATACAAAATATCTTTACCAATGAAGTGGTACTGCTCAGTGGTTGTGTCTGGTTTGGTCCATTCGTTGAAGTCCAAACCTTTTTGTTGGCATAGATTTAAAAAGCTGGCGTAGTAGCCAATTGGTGCATCTAGCCACACATAGAAATACTTGCCTGGCGCATCTGGAATCTCAAAGCCAAAGTAAGGGGCGTCTCTAGAAATATCCCAATCACCTAGTTGGCTCTCACCTGGCTCGCCGACCCATTCTTTCATTTTGTTGCGAGCTTCCACTTGCAGCGGAGT contains the following coding sequences:
- a CDS encoding ABC transporter ATP-binding protein, with the translated sequence MTTHSVENVNIVLETKHLDVEVPWRRLVKDLNWQVKKGERWCLIGRNGAGKSTLLRIIAGVQANTSVGQINWLGQALLSYKPEELAKIRAYAEQFPVSGVGLRAIDMVLAAQWPWHLDVAEEIDQAQAALRACDVAHLENAQWQTLSGGERQRVSLAACFAQNTQAILLDEPTSHLDIGHQVSLLKTLTERSQSCHQTIIASLHEIGLIHRGFTHALLLMNDGSYLAGSLSEVINPINLEKSLGHPIATAQTVEGQVVYVPA
- a CDS encoding iron ABC transporter permease gives rise to the protein MTSSKTTLFVLLVIASLAAMALALSIGSVSNADAAIIYQLRLPRVLAAFAVGGLLAMSGSLLQVLTRNPLAEPSVLGVSGGASVGALAVLMMGGAGTIWVAGGAWMGAIVVMLLLWLLVGGYSAHPSRMLLAGVMIATACGAISTLMITFASNVAMPGMIHWLMGDLDSVISLEAVGAILGVWISVLIVVWKLSPKIHLLQLGTDKALTLGVDVSYVQWMMVLLSALSAAAAVSIAGSIGFVGLLVPHLLRACIIKKHGPDQKFLLPASALLGGTFLVLADMFARTIIAPSQLPVGIITALIGVPSFLWILSRFRHWNT
- a CDS encoding sulfite exporter TauE/SafE family protein, whose translation is MTLVQIGALAVLGGFTGFAAGLLGIGGGMIMVPFLTFLFTLYGFPLEVVVHIAIATSMATIIFTSLSSVRAHHKRGAVRWDIVILLVPGILIGALLGGGKLFALLKTSWLSLIFALFVGFSGYQMLANKKPKPSRTIPGKLGMFGAGSFIGFLSSLVGAGGGFISVPFMTWCNVAMHNAVATSAALGFPIALASAIAYIISGYGNPNLPSGSIGYIYVPALICIALASVVTAPLGAKVAHQLNVAQLKKVFALVLFALSAYMLNKGLITLGLY
- a CDS encoding cell division protein ZapA, whose protein sequence is MSQHRIELTLAGQKFAFSTTPEHETSLRAAAAIVDEQLEAALSAGNRSIERAAIMTAIKLAGDLQAAKMNLSNTENPGASLDQIDAIQSKVDQIEASVDSALKMLSLPGAPRPIVP
- a CDS encoding malonyl-CoA synthase — its product is MNLYELLESGFPKDKPSCAIETHDGLFYSWDDLEKATSKMANLLASLRLPQGSRVAVQVEKSPEALFLYLATLKAGLVYLPLNTAYQAAEIEYFIGNAEPAVMVCSPKNFSWVSKVAFKAGTKHVFTLGEDRTGTLLDRAATQSDKFKTVKRDDDDLAAILYTSGTTGRSKGAMLTHGNLGSNAAVLKKFWAWKKGDVLLHALPIFHVHGLFVASHGALLNGSKMIWLPRLDTKELIKHMPRSTVMMGVPTFYVRLLLDKEFTKQTVKNMRLFVSGSAPLLTETFNLFKERTGHTILERYGMSETVMLVSNPYEGARVGGSVGLPLPKTQVRITNDAGKLCGVNQIGSVEVKGPNVFKGYWRMPEKTKEEFTKDGWFKTGDVGRWGGETSAGKVPDNYLCIVGRSKDLIISGGYNVYPKEIESFIDDMAGVDESAVIGVPHPDFGEAVVAVVVAKPGAKLNSDAMIADLKGKIANFKVPKKVIIVSELPRNAMGKVQKNILRQTYA
- a CDS encoding cobalamin-binding protein, giving the protein MRSQGFSIALIASQLLFGISISFSSHDSFAKQEGSQPKPQRIITLAPHLSELVDSAGGSERLVGVSAYSNHPTSVKQLPITSDARSIDLEKMKSLRPDLIIYWRGGMSESQIQSIKKTFNKDVQFIAVEPKKLLDIATDIETIGKALGTDLIAKKNADVLRLKITELKNTENKQTNISQRKVRVFYQVWAQPLMTLNKDHIISDIIQLCGGEQLFANEKVLVPTVSREAVIKANPEIIFTAVDNQKMSSDWSMWTSFSQLAATKNKAFVDLDGDIISRPSPRIMQGAQKICAEINRLR
- a CDS encoding TonB-dependent receptor domain-containing protein, whose amino-acid sequence is MFTKPTKVALACAGIFATISTAQAQTSSEFNPVVVSASRTEQSLSDVLPSVSVISRTDIDKSQATNLADLLQGEAGFEFGRNGGPGSITSFFLRGQDSKNVVVIVDGVRLKDEVTGTSQVENISLSQIERIELLRGNASALYGQGAVGGVIQIFTKAGKGDPKAYSSVSYGSRNTSDVAVGYGGQVNDYKFNLGVSRQETSGYSAINSSHYPNANSDKDGYLNNSMSGTLSKSLGAGNEIGVRLNATYAKLDYDDAYGSRADLHTQTSANYLTGLYLKNQINDRWISQLDINASQVEIKAHTNGGLNTNNDTRQNQVRWFNTYQYSETQSFNFGAEDVRANSVAVSSWANSDASRNARAIFAGHQGKYDRLTSQLNIRYDNITTGQEATTGLLGLGYQLTQSLKAVSSISSGFNTPTLYEQTDTPALVSEKYKSREVGFVQANPRGLTRLVYFNTSTTNAISYTGTGSCSSECYENIGKVENRGFELSSKLSLSGYILKLSAVTQDPWDISNNRQLERRAKQYGSVDVSRAIGSYDLGAKLYGSAERTDRTGGSGTLAGYSTWSFYASKKIDKEWTARLKLDNAFDRDYQLAYGYNTPGRGVFATLQYQPK